From one Armatimonadota bacterium genomic stretch:
- a CDS encoding CCA tRNA nucleotidyltransferase, whose amino-acid sequence MTEPARQPPAAGALPAVPAPVRAVADRLQRAGFAAYLVGGAVRDLLMAREPRDLDIVTDARPHEVAALFPGAVMVGAAFGVVRVREAGAEVDVATFRREGPYLDGRRPAFVEFATLEQDVRRRDFTVNALLLDLHTGAVVDLVGGGADLQARRIRAVGDPAERFAEDRLRMLRAVRLAAELDFTIETATLEAIRRQAAAITQVSAERLRDELLRLLVAPGRARGVRLLQESGLLAPLLPEVAATVGVPQPPEYHPEGDVFTHTVLTLHHLEEPTPVLALAALLHDVGKPPTLERGPDRLRFPGHDVVGAALAERVCRRLRLSGAMTARVVTLVRDHLRLQDVPRMRPGRAKRFLAREDLPDLLALHRADVLASHGDLTTYQWVREAAARLTEEERRPPRLLTGDDLVALGYRPGPRFRVILEAVEEAQLEGRVRTRAEAEALVRERFPQGARGEGRPGSEVSSP is encoded by the coding sequence ATGACCGAGCCGGCCCGCCAGCCCCCCGCCGCCGGGGCGCTCCCGGCGGTGCCCGCCCCGGTGCGGGCCGTGGCCGACCGCCTGCAGCGGGCCGGGTTTGCCGCCTACCTGGTGGGCGGAGCCGTCCGCGACCTGCTCATGGCCCGCGAGCCCCGCGACCTGGACATCGTCACCGACGCCCGCCCGCACGAGGTGGCCGCCCTCTTCCCCGGCGCGGTGATGGTGGGGGCGGCCTTCGGGGTCGTGCGCGTCCGGGAGGCGGGGGCCGAGGTGGACGTGGCCACCTTCCGCCGCGAGGGGCCCTACCTGGACGGGCGGCGGCCCGCCTTCGTCGAGTTCGCCACCCTGGAGCAGGACGTGCGCCGCCGGGACTTCACCGTGAACGCCCTGCTGCTCGACCTGCACACGGGCGCGGTGGTGGACCTGGTGGGTGGAGGAGCGGACCTGCAGGCGCGGCGCATCCGCGCCGTGGGCGACCCCGCCGAGCGCTTCGCCGAAGACCGCCTGCGGATGCTGCGGGCGGTGCGCCTGGCCGCGGAGCTGGACTTCACCATCGAGACCGCCACGCTGGAGGCCATCCGCCGCCAGGCCGCCGCCATCACCCAGGTGAGCGCCGAGCGCCTGCGCGACGAGCTGCTGCGCCTGCTGGTCGCGCCGGGCCGCGCCCGCGGGGTGCGGCTGCTGCAGGAGAGCGGCCTGCTCGCCCCGCTCCTCCCTGAGGTCGCCGCCACCGTGGGGGTGCCGCAGCCGCCGGAGTACCACCCCGAAGGGGACGTCTTCACCCACACCGTCCTCACCCTGCACCACCTGGAGGAGCCGACGCCGGTCCTGGCCCTGGCCGCCCTGCTGCACGACGTCGGCAAGCCGCCCACCCTCGAGCGCGGTCCGGATCGCCTGCGCTTCCCCGGCCACGACGTGGTGGGCGCCGCGCTGGCGGAGCGCGTCTGCCGGCGCCTGCGGCTGAGCGGCGCCATGACCGCCCGGGTGGTGACCCTCGTGCGCGACCACCTCCGGCTACAGGACGTGCCCCGCATGCGGCCGGGGCGGGCGAAGCGCTTCCTCGCCCGCGAGGACCTCCCCGACCTCCTGGCGCTCCACCGGGCGGACGTGCTGGCCAGTCACGGTGACCTGACGACGTACCAATGGGTGCGGGAGGCGGCGGCCCGCCTGACCGAGGAGGAGCGGCGGCCGCCGCGGCTGCTCACCGGGGACGACCTGGTCGCGCTCGGCTACCGGCCCGGCCCGCGCTTCCGGGTCATCCTGGAGGCGGTGGAGGAGGCCCAGCTCGAAGGGCGCGTGCGCACGCGCGCCGAGGCGGAGG